From one Salvelinus alpinus chromosome 14, SLU_Salpinus.1, whole genome shotgun sequence genomic stretch:
- the phgdh gene encoding D-3-phosphoglycerate dehydrogenase, translated as MAPISIKRILISESVDPCCKKILQENGIQVTEKQNMSKDDLIAEIKDYDGLVVRSATKVTADVINAAGNLKIIGRAGTGVDNVDVDAATIKGIIVMNTPSGNTISAAELTCTLLMSLSRHVPQAAMSMKAGNWDRKKFMGAEMYGKILGIVGLGRIGKEVATRMQSFGMKTIGYDPITPPEVTATWGVEQMSLEQLWPKCDYITVHTPLMPSTAGLLNDTSFAKCKKGVKVVNCARGGIIDEDALLRALESGQCGGAGLDVFLEEPPKNRALVNHPNVISCPHLGASTKEAQARCGQDIALQIVDMVMGKSLVGAVNAQVLASTFTPESHQWIKLGEAIGAALKSCTTSKQPFSQVQIITQGDCLKDSSAYMTSAVMVGLLSDGSQSCPNLVNSLTLAKESGITVIRNHSEGLTQGACEVEISVNGSSYRATGSVQGGVPVLLELNRSVFRQPVSLTGNLLFFKAVASPPLLPSVTGLLATAGVEMESFSAPAARSGDQCYCVGLSSLLGDLGALKPLVKAAAQVSV; from the exons ATGGCCCCAATATCCATCAAACGCATTTTAATCAGTGAAAGTGTTGATCCTTGTTGTAAGAAGATCCTGCAAGAAAATGGAATCCAAGTTACAGAGAAGCAAAATATGAGTAAGGATGACTTGATTGCGGAGATCAAG GACTATGATGGCCTGGTGGTTCGATCTGCAACAAAGGTGACAGCTGATGTCATCAATGCTGCTGGTAACCTCAAAATCATTGGAAGAGCTGGGACAGGCGTTGACAATGTGGATGTGGATGCTGCCACTATAAAGGGCATAATTGTTATGAA CACACCAAGTGGCAACACCATCAGTGCTGCAGAGCTGACATGCACCCTGTTGATGAGCCTCTCAAG ACATGTGCCCCAAGCAGCCATGTCCATGAAAGCAGGGAACTGGGATCGTAAAAAG TTCATGGGCGCAGAGATGTACGGCAAAATACTTGGAATAGTTGGACTTGGAAGAATTGGAAAGGAAGTCGCCACCAGAATGCAGTCCTTTGGCATGAAG ACCATCGGCTATGATCCAATCACCCCTCCTGAGGTGACTGCTACCTGGGGGGTCGAGCAGATGTCCCTGGAGCAGCTGTGGCCCAAGTGTGATTACATCACCGTCCACACTCCCCTCATGCCTTCTACAGCTG GACTACTGAACGACACGTCATTTGCTAAGTGCAAGAAAGGTGTAAAGGTCGTGAACTGTGCACGCGGGGGCATCATCGATGAGGATGCTCTCCTCAGAGCTTTGGAGTCTGGACAGTGTGGAGGGGCTGGCCTCGATGTTTTTCTCGAG GAACCCCCAAAGAACCGTGCCCTGGTGAACCATCCCAATGTGATCAGCTGTCCTCACCTGGGTGCCAGTACAAAGGAGGCCCAGGCGCGCTGTGGGCAGGACATCGCTCTGCAGATTGTGGACATGGTGATGGGCAAGAGCTTGGTTGGAGCA GTGAATGCCCAGGTTTTGGCAAGCACATTCACCCCCGAGTCTCACCAGTGGATCAAACTTGGAGAGGCCATAGGAGCTGCGCTGAAATCATGCACCACCTCTAAACAACCCTTCAGCCAAGTCCAAATCATAACTCAAG GAGACTGCTTGAAAGATTCCTCCGCTTACATGACCTCAGCAGTAATGGTTGGATTACTTAGTGATGGGTCCCAGAGTTGCCCCAACCTGGTCAATTCACTGACCCTGGCCAAGGAATCTGGAATCACG GTAATCAGAAACCACAGTGAGGGTCTGACTCAAGGTGCATGTGAGGTGGAGATCTCTGTCAACGGCTCCAGCTACAGAGCTACTGGTTCAGTACAGGGAGGAGTACCAGTCTTGTTGGAGCTGAACCGCAGCGTGTTCCGACAGCCGGTCTCTCTCACTGGCAACCTGCTGTTCTTCAAGGCCGTGGCGTCTCCTCCGCTCCTGCCCTCTGTGACTG GTTTGCTGGCCACGGCGGGAGTGGAAATGGAGTCATTCAGTGCCCCTGCAGCTCGTAGTGGAGATCAGTGTTATTGTGTGGGGTTATCCTCTCTCTTGGGGGACCTTGGTGCCTTAAAACCTTTAGTGAAAGCAGCAGCACAGGTCTCTGTGTAA